The following is a genomic window from Euwallacea similis isolate ESF13 chromosome 4, ESF131.1, whole genome shotgun sequence.
aatactaattattaataatttttggggaTTTTCACCAATTTGTGCTTTAAAATCGCTTTAATCACGCCCCTAAGATAATGTGGTCTTTTCCAATGtaaagtaatttataatttcttgtGCACATCTACGCACAGACAGCACTTTGCATGACTATAGTTGATATCACCAGCCAAAAGACAAAGATTAGCGTGAAAACACGCTCTCTCTTGCTGAATACCCATATTACAAACCGTTATTTCAATAGCGACACTTACGTTCTCCTAGATCAATTCTTAAAAGTGAATAGATTGGAAAATAATCAGTATGTTCGCATTAAAGGAAGCAGAGCGCTAATATGCGCTCATGTGTCAGTGTGAATGtgagcgtttttttttttttttggtgaaaaCTTGAGAGTTTTTGCAATTCAAAATTACGTTCTCACACAATTATTTTGCttgatttcataattttagagtaccaaatttttgaagtttcatGTATTCGACATGTAGTCTTAGAATTACTAATGATTGGGCACTATTTTCGTGCTTCTTgaaatgattaaataaaaagccGTTGATGTGGATGTGTATAGATATTttattctgtttattttacactttttttgtGGATAATCGTCATCTTGTATGTACAATTATGTGTTTTGAGGGGCGGGCAAATTATACAAAACATCCAATAAATCTATTCAGTATTATTATTAcacaattattataaaactggtcatttttttgttaattcctTTTATTCTTAAACGTTATTTAAATACCGCTAAAGCATTTTAATAAGAAGCAGTTTCGATCGGAAATAATTGAGTCCACCTCGGCACCATCCCGAATCGGGGAGCTTTGAAGTAATGCTGTAAGTtcttaattactttttaacgCTATAAATAGACAGTATATCTTTATGATATATTACTTTTAAACGGTTAACCAGCCTCTAAAACTacaatactttttatttaatagagAGTGCCACATAGTCCTCGTCTCtaagaaaatatatcaatCATCTTTATAGACATTTAAACCATATTCTCTCGTTATAACGAAGGGTAATCCATCCCAGGTAGAGCGCAATTAATATTAGTGGCAACGTCGCTACGAACTCTTGTCTCGCTTTAAGTATAGCTACAGGTTTGGTGCATCAGAGGGCGCAtttgactttattttttgtattcatgTTTGTCTGTAAGGTCGTCGCCATCTTGGATTAGACATCGTTGCCACTTTCCAATGAAACAATGGAAGTGGAATTGTTTTACCAATTGCGCCCCTTCTGGAATTTCATCTCAAAATCACAAGCTTTTGTTTCcaatcatacagggtgtctcacaaaaaaaactttatctcAGATATGTGTTTTTGTAACCGAGAAAAAGCGACACCCCAGAAATAggtaaaatacaaaaaaatctcttcctgtttttttttctttttaatttttttaaattcttttttttacatcTTGGAGCTGGCTTCATGTGCTTTTTTCACGATGGCCAGTTTCGAGTGCGGATCCAAAACCGGTAACTCTGTATAGGGCGGCTCCTTAGTACCGTGCAGCATCAGAGACCACTCCTTAAAAAATCCCGCCTGCGGCACTTCCGAGTTGAATTTcgcctgaaaaaaaaaattttcataggTTTTAACATTGTTAACATTTACCTCCAAGGTCCAAATTCCCTGCGGACACTCCCCCCACGTGTGAGTGGTCATGAAAGGCCACTTAGAAAATCCATCTCTACCATCGTCGTCATTCTGTCTTCTGCTCAGGATCATTGACCTAAAAGGCCCAATTAACACCAGTCTTatatccaaaaaaatcaaacttacCTAGTCCCCATTGGTGACGTCAAAAAGAGCTCAACATCCCCCCTCCTAGTGGCGTTCAGAGTAATCACTGCTTGTACATGCTCCAAATAGCGAACTTCTGTGTTATTTCCCTTGCACGCATTTGTGTTGATCTTCATTATAACCGAGCCTCGAGTGGGGATTCTCTTTAACTCTGAGACAGAGCCGCCTTCGCAATGGTACCGTGGAGGCACCGTTTTCCACTGTCTGGCTAAAGCAACCATGGCGCCTGCGTCTAACACTCCAAAACCAAATAAATGGTTGAACTCCAACCCCACTCCATTCATCGTCCAATGAAAGCGGCCCTTCGCATCAAAGAGGGAGTTGCGCTTTGAGGTCAGAACTGTTAAGTGTTGAATGTCGCGCCAAGTGAGCTTTTTGCTGAAACGTCTTAAGTGTCACATTGCCCTTTTAAGTGCAAAAATGTGTGTACTTTGCTTCGAGGGCTAAAGCGAACACTCCAGCAGCCTCTGGTGCTGCAGCACTGGTTCCCGAGTGGGTGGTCGTGCATTTTCCGTATAGGTCAGTCGTAGCCTACAAAAGCAGATTTACATTTCGAACAAAACTCGAAAGTCAAGCACGTTCTACGTATTCATTCTGCATTAGCTTGtcatatattaaatatttcgcATTCACGTGCTTTTCCCTTTCgagattaaatatttgaaatttccttttcgcCAGAAAATTCCACCTTTGTAAATTTGGCATTACAAAGCATTTTCCTCGGGAATTTAAGTCATGGAAACTTCATTGAATTTGACTGTTTTAATGCAAATATTACTCTTCATATTTGTTGCCACAGAGCAGTTATTGTACAGAGTAATTGAGTCAAATTCGAAGGATATGCGAAGTAAAATTCTATAACGTTCACCGATAAGTTGGAAAGGCCTCATTTGTAAGCTATTAAAGtcaatttattatgtttaatatcaataattaacTATTAAGGAGGaagcttatttttttgtttatcgaCCCTTTTATAATGTCCCCTTTAATGCGTTCGAGACCTCAATAATAACCTCCATTAGATGCTTAAGGCCGTAAAACGATTATATGGGTAgagcaaaaattataaaaatggcACAGTCACCATTGTGTCAACGTCAAATAGTTGGAAAGCAGCGTATACGTCAATCCCTTTCTATATAGAAATTTGCTCTCCAACGTTTTTAAAGTTCAAACTTATTAGATGCGCTGTCATCATTGTGTCAGCACTCAACAAATAGCGACAAGTGCATTCTCAGTTTATAACATTCTTAATCTCTTACACACCTTtgatacattattttttttatattcacgCACTCATTCTAACCAGGAATTCACTCTTCAAGCTTTTTATATCCACTTTGGTATCCATTCACCAGTCTCACAGTTAATTGTTTGAGCATTTATGATAAGTGTATTTATCGATTATCTAGTTAAAACAGCCCATACCTCTCAGATGCCGTTCAGccatagaaaataattacaataaaacgAATTCGtcatattagaaaaaaatgtactttccAAGTTTTTCATGTATAGTTCAATGACCAGTCACCAGATTCTCAAGctaaattataacaaatacTACGGttctgcaaattttttaagtaaatacaATAAATCACATTTACCATGTTAACCAAATCACCTTTCAACTCGAAAAGCATGATTTGAAATGATTACAAAACTCAAACTTTCATAGTGATTTCAAAGAAGGCGCGTTCACCATGTTGTCGAGAGAatgaccattaaaaaaaactagttCAACACATGCTATGCTCTTTATCATcgttaaaaatgcaaaaatctaGTCAACAATATTTCTCCCTTGTTGACTTTAAAATGACCCTCTCaagcaataaaaatgcaaataaggCTGTGTCGCGGCACGTAACGtgtttttcatagttttgtaTTAAGATGGAATTAATCATCGGGTATCGCAAACTAACTGGGGATACTCAATTCCcgtttgaatttttatcacGTTCCCAGGCTTAGTGCGGACCTTGTTTTGAGCCGTTTCGGGCCAAATCACAATAATTCACCTTGCCCAGGATATCGTGTATTAAATGCGTCCTAAAACTCCTGGCAACGTCGCTTGGATGAAGTTTAAACGCGCCCTGCACACACTCGCATTACTGGCAATATAAAGAGGCCATTAAGCGCAGAATATGAGGAAATTTAGAGCTGGTCGTAAAAACGTGTATTCGTGGTGTTTTCGGTTAAGTGCTAGTTAATagataaaagttaaaattcaaTAGCAAGGGCCTGTTTGCATATTTGAGGCATTTAAAAAGAGTGCTCAATCTTCGTCAAAATGGACGGCttaatttatataacaaaatgttataaaaacaATGACAGTGGAAAAGGTCCGCCATTTTGTCTTGAACTTGACAAATTGTCGAATGTTTTTTGTCAAAAGGAATACGGATTtagataattatttaaaaggtaacaGCAAAGCATCTGAGTGATATGGACTCTTTTTTTACATTGAATCTTGACAAATTAGTGAATAAGCTAGAAGCTAACGCTCAACGAAGAGCATGGTTGACACAATGGTTAATCTGCGTGGAActacaaatgaaaatacaatatagaaTTATTGGAGAACAAAGTTCCCGTCAATCTGGTGaatgcgtttttttttgtttcaatagttaaataattatcGACCGTGGATGTACGTCTAAACAGATAAATATGGAATTTGAGAGcaaattcataattaatatagtgaatgcttttttataattttaaaataaaaattgtcagAGAgataactaaatatttagatTTGGAGAACGCGCTTATCTTAAATGATTAATATTGTTTGTTCTTGATTATATGGTGAATAGAATGTTTGCAATaatcagttttgaaaaaagtacCGAATAGTGTCTGAGCCATATCAATGGCCCGATATATTTTAGCTTGATGAAAGTGATGCATGCTTTTGTGTGTTGGAAGTATTTGTGTGGCGAATGTCAGATCAAAAACCGTGCACAAGGTACGTCAGAATGGCTGCCTAACGTGACTCTGATACTAAATATCGGTCATTTTGTATGCAATTTTTGGTTGCCCGCATTCGCCCTGAAACCCGTGCGCACTTCGCAAAAGTAACCTTAGACCTATGACATAACCTCACTTACCACGCCTGTATTGGGGTCCTTGGCCCCATTGCTGAAAGTACTAGCCAAGGTACTAGAACAGCTCTCGTCATAGTGCGCATTCTGGCCGTCATTGATGGCGCTGTTGATGCTCACTGTCCACATGCTGGCAGCGTAACCGTCGCAATTGCAATCGTCATCTTCGCCACCGTCGCCGCTAGCCCACACGTAAATGTTGCCAAGGCCGTTACGTCCCTGTGTGAGATACAGAAAAATGAATAGAGCACTCTGGGAGGTTTTCCTGGAAATAAATCTAGATTTCCTACAATTACCGAGACTTtctatataaatatcaaaaatgtaCCGATAATTTTATAAAGATTTTTGTACCAAAATCCCttctttaagtaaatttattttggcgGCTAAGCGAAACAAAGGCGTAATGAAGGGGATCACCCAGGGGAAAGGTTTAGCTCAATTTCCAATGGTAAAcacgattaaaaaaacagttccGACGGGGTTAATTAACGAGATGTTTCGAGCACTGTAACTGCTTAATGCCTTAAACATTACTAGTAAACCGGGGCTTTTGGAATTTCCTTGAATCACCCAAATTTTTCCCGTGAAGTATCGATCCGCCACGCAACATAACatgaatataataaataaaacgacTCGAAGCTGGAGGAATTTCCCCATATGTGCCGAGATTTATCGTTTACCaagaataataaatgttaCTCCAACACGGAAGAATTCTATATTAAACGTCTGATGGTATTTTGGACAACTTCCCTCATTATCCTTAAACCTCTTTCCGTCCTTAATACACTTAAACCTTAAGGCCGACGCTCCACAATACCGCCGCCCACACGAATCCCAACAAAAAAGCTCAAACTGCCACGCAAACAGGCTTTGGGGGctcataaaacatttcaaatcgGAATAATAACGGGCATTTCGTACTCTAGACCGGGGAAAGACTCACCTCGTTCACCCCCTTAACGATGGCCCTCATAGTGGCGTTGCGGGGACCATCCACGGTTTTACCATCGTCGGTGGGGCCCCAGGAAGCGCTATAGATGTCGATTAAGTTCGGCTCGTGCCCCATTGAATTAGCCTCGATTAGATCAGTCATGTACGGCTGGTCTAGCATTCGAatgccttaaaaaaaatattcttttgtgTTTTCAGCCAATAACAGTGAGAACGGCAACACTGGATTTCGTAGGCTAACCGATCATACAGCAGCCGTTTAGCTACGTTGGTTTTAAATAGGAATGAGGTCCTGTTCCCAGTCATCAATATTATTATGTCactgttattttataatatatatatatatatatatatatatacagtatgtccgTTTTTAAATTCCCGAATTTTTACTATTTGTCACAGGACCTAATTATGAAACTTCCTGAATTGCAGCGTGAAATTTTTGTTCGCCCTGTACAGGCAACTAGTAAAGCTTCAATGTCAAAAAGTGCGCACGAAGTATGACAGCCACCCAGATGTCACAATAAATCGAAGACTGTCAAAGGAAGTTGGCCCTATTACCGTACTAAATACGCACTGGTGTAAGTACCGAAAAAATGCCATAAGTTATAATAGAATGTAACATAACCGACATACGAATTTTCCACGGCTTCAAGGCAATTTTTGCTagttttaaaatctgaaaaaattctacttttcagGGACAATTCTCAGATGCTCCATCGTCTAACAAcctaatttatgtaattttcaaaatatgagaaaaaaagaaCTGTGTCGATGACGTCAGTTATATGCgaaattttcctaaaagcTCAACGCCATTTTCGTCAGCTTCAAAATTCGGAGAAAAACATGACTTATAGTGACATCATTCAGATGCGTGTTTTTCCACATAACACAATTTTCTTTGTCTTTCGATAACTAACCCACCAATGCTAtagaatatacatataaaatatatttatactgaaaaagaaaaatttgaaactacACAATGTTTTCGATGACCTTTAGACTCACAGACACCTCCACAAAAtccataaataatattccaaaaGGGGTAACTTCTGAAGCGgcttaaaataattcagttaTCCTCCGTTGTGAGTGACGACTGTCGCATACATAATGCGTCCTTAAAAGGTGGCGCCACCATTACCCTACACTTACAAATTTTGACGTGCACGAAAATTGCTCAAAACAGAGCCACATAACTTCCTCGGCAATCAATTTGCGTTTGTGGGGAACCTCTGACCCAGAAAAAGCGAAACCCTAATTAGATTTAGCAAACGCGAAAGTTTCATAGCCCGGAAACAGTTGTTATTTGATGTGGTACAGTGATTTCGGGAGTTTACCTGCAATTTTAGAGTCATATGCCACACCTACACCGCAGATGCCGTTGTCTCGGGCGGCGGCCACTTCTCCTGCACATCTGGTACCGTGactaaaaagaagaaaacaaaataaaaataagtaaagaTGGCAACGTCGCTTAAACTTGTTTTGATAGGTGCCAATTTTTCTAGAGATAGATTCAAGTCATAGCCCAAAAAGCTCTGAAGAGTTAATATGTCTATCTGAAGcaaaaaaatggcaacatcGTGTTGGGCACGAAAAAATCAGCACCGAAGAAACAACGACAGTGTGGTAACATCACTTTCCTCTATGGTTTCTTTAAGCACTGATACCTACCATTGTTGCGGCATTAAGTTCAAAACTTTGATTATCATGTTAACctgaaaaatcttttacatCAGTTTTAAAGAAAAGACTAATTTGTTCTAGCAATATCTGCTTCTAGCACGACAGATTGAGCTGGCAACATTTCAGCTCTCCTTTTTTCtactttaaattgattttaaccTTATGTTAAGGTTGCGAGAAGTTCAAGTTTATGCCTTGAtcctaaaaattttgaaatgatttTGTCTTAATTCACTAAATGGCAACATTGGTTTTTTGTCTCTTCTATATTGAGTTTTAAGATCTGCGAGAATTGCGAAATTTGTGCGTCTCATGCTCAGATTCCCAGTTGGGTGTGCATGAAACTAGGGTCGTACCGAATGATATTTTAAACGGATCAGAAGTTTGTATTCATGAAATCAATGCGATATTCATCTAAGGCTTCAGCAACGCCTAAGGGGAAAAACATCTTTGTGGTAACATCACgcatgttttttgtttttagttatttGTCGAACGTTAACAAACTCATTGTAAAATTGTACTGAACTGATTTGTTTATGTTTCCATGCGTATTAAATCTCCGGAGCTGCTTAGACTTTGaaccttaaaaaaaccttCGTCACCCTCTTAACGCCACTTGAACGCCGAGGAACAAATCTTGATCGATTAAAAAACCACTGAACAACTATGTTTACTACTTTTCCTCTAATTGGCCATTGCTCAATAGATAAACATCTCGTTTTTAAATGCCCTTACAAACGTTAtcgagatttaaaaaaaaacgcgaTAACGAGCTGTTGACCATGCAGTTCAAATATGGCaacaataaagttaaaaaagcttttattgaattaattaCTTACCTGTTGAACCAATCATCGGTGTATCGAGGATACGGGTATGGATCATTGCTACTGAAATCGAAGCTGGCTTGAGCGTTCTAAAACGTGTAAGAAAACACTAAAAAGAATCATTTTATaacgaaaatgaaaaacttacATAATTGTACTTTAAATCTGGATGCATGTAATCGACACCTGGAATAAACGATAAATTatagaaactttgaaaaatcgagGAAAAGGTCTCGTAAGAACAGAAACAACCTGTCGAGAATGTGAAACCTTTTCACGCAGTGTTTTCCcatatttatttcctttgaAGCCCATTCAGGAGCGCCTCAGGGCTGTTTACTTCAAAACATCGCACTCAAAGCCGAGACTTTTCATTCATTCGAAACCTGGCACACAAAAGAGGCAAATATTGCCCAATAACAGGAGCGGATCTAGGGAAGCGCAAAAAAGTTGCACACGAAGTACGGAGCGTGACATTACACGTGGCAACAATGGTATACATTACAACACAGATTAAACAAAAGAGACGTGCGATGCTGCCAAACTAGTTTTTTTCTCGAGAAGTTTTATCAACGTC
Proteins encoded in this region:
- the amon gene encoding neuroendocrine convertase 2 isoform X2, with the protein product MRKLKSDPLIHAAIQQPGFVRVKRGYKPLKVENLVKNIEPHQDPSDPYFPYQWYLKNTGQNGGKAKLDLNVEAAWAQGVTGKNITTAIMDDGVDYMHPDLKYNYNAQASFDFSSNDPYPYPRYTDDWFNSHGTRCAGEVAAARDNGICGVGVAYDSKIAGIRMLDQPYMTDLIEANSMGHEPNLIDIYSASWGPTDDGKTVDGPRNATMRAIVKGVNEGRNGLGNIYVWASGDGGEDDDCNCDGYAASMWTVSINSAINDGQNAHYDESCSSTLASTFSNGAKDPNTGVATTDLYGKCTTTHSGTSAAAPEAAGVFALALEANKKLTWRDIQHLTVLTSKRNSLFDAKGRFHWTMNGVGLEFNHLFGFGVLDAGAMVALARQWKTVPPRYHCEGGSVSELKRIPTRGSVIMKINTNACKGNNTEVRYLEHVQAVITLNATRRGDVELFLTSPMGTRSMILSRRQNDDDGRDGFSKWPFMTTHTWGECPQGIWTLEAKFNSEVPQAGFFKEWSLMLHGTKEPPYTELPVLDPHSKLAIVKKAHEASSKM
- the amon gene encoding neuroendocrine convertase 2 isoform X1; translated protein: MPLFWRPIFLLVVAFSVFPFTVADLFSNSFLVRFKRDLEPEEAHQVAKRHGFVNMGPVLQSRSEYHFVNHALRPARSKRSITHMRKLKSDPLIHAAIQQPGFVRVKRGYKPLKVENLVKNIEPHQDPSDPYFPYQWYLKNTGQNGGKAKLDLNVEAAWAQGVTGKNITTAIMDDGVDYMHPDLKYNYNAQASFDFSSNDPYPYPRYTDDWFNSHGTRCAGEVAAARDNGICGVGVAYDSKIAGIRMLDQPYMTDLIEANSMGHEPNLIDIYSASWGPTDDGKTVDGPRNATMRAIVKGVNEGRNGLGNIYVWASGDGGEDDDCNCDGYAASMWTVSINSAINDGQNAHYDESCSSTLASTFSNGAKDPNTGVATTDLYGKCTTTHSGTSAAAPEAAGVFALALEANKKLTWRDIQHLTVLTSKRNSLFDAKGRFHWTMNGVGLEFNHLFGFGVLDAGAMVALARQWKTVPPRYHCEGGSVSELKRIPTRGSVIMKINTNACKGNNTEVRYLEHVQAVITLNATRRGDVELFLTSPMGTRSMILSRRQNDDDGRDGFSKWPFMTTHTWGECPQGIWTLEAKFNSEVPQAGFFKEWSLMLHGTKEPPYTELPVLDPHSKLAIVKKAHEASSKM